From Tripterygium wilfordii isolate XIE 37 chromosome 16, ASM1340144v1, whole genome shotgun sequence, one genomic window encodes:
- the LOC119981514 gene encoding protein BTR1 has translation MESNESSYMSSPEGTRRRSPPPPKSPTSDSAEKQTYIRFLVSNAAAGSVIGKGGSTITDFQSQSGARIQLSRNQEFFPGTTDRIIMISGTFDDVLKAMELVLGKLLSELHSEEGSDIEQPRTRVRLIVPNSSCGGIIGKGGSTIKSFIEDSQAGIKISPQDNNFYGFSDRLVTLTGILDEQMRAIELILSKLSEDSHYHQTMNTPFAYPVVAYNSMSYGPSAAVGKFQNNKEDHFDSITIGVSDSHIGLVVGRGGRNIMEISQVSGAKIKVSDRGDFMTGTTDRKVTISGPPRAINTAESMIMQKVAYAAEKAMD, from the exons ATGGAATCGAACGAGTCATCATACATGTCTTCACCGGAGGGGACGAGGAGGCGATCTCCACCACCGCCGAAATCACCGACTTCAG ATTCTGCGGAGAAGCAAACATATATTAGGTTTCTTGTGTCAAATGCTGCAGCAGGTTCTGTCATTGGAAAGGGTGGCTCGACGATAACTGATTTTCAGTCTCAATCTGGAGCCCGAATCCAGCTATCACGCAATCAGGAATTTTTTCCGGGAACCACTGATAGGATAATTATGATATCTGGAACATTTGATGATGTGTTAAAAGCTATGGAACTTGTTCTTGGAAAGTTGTTGAGTGAG CTTCACAGTGAAGAAGGCAGCGATattgaacaaccaagaacaagagTGAGACTAATTGTTCCAAATAGCTCTTGTGGTGGCATAATTGGGAAAGGAGGGTCGACAATAAA GTCATTTATTGAAGACTCTCAAGCTGGGATTAAGATATCTCCACAAGACAATAACTTTTATGGATTCAGTGACAGGCTAGTGACACTCACGGGCATTCTAGATGAGCAAATGCGCGCTATTGAATTGATTTTATCTAAGCTATCTGAAGATTCTCACTACCACCAAACTATGAATACCCCTTTTGCATATCCAG TTGTGGCATACAATTCGATGAGCTATGGACCAAGTGCTGCTGTAGGGAAGTTTCAAAATAACAAG GAGGATCACTTTGACTCCATCACAATAGGCGTTTCTGACAGTCACATTGGATTGGTTGTTGGTAGGGGTGGAAGGAATATCATGGAAATCAGCCAG gTTAGTGGAGCCAAGATAAAAGTATCTGATAGAGGGGATTTCATGACTGGAACAACTGACAG GAAAGTCACAATCAGTGGACCTCCAAGAGCAATCAACACAGCTGAGTCCATGATTATGCAGAAGGTGGCATATGCTGCTGAGAAGGCAATGGATTAG